In Sphaeramia orbicularis chromosome 12, fSphaOr1.1, whole genome shotgun sequence, the following proteins share a genomic window:
- the spx gene encoding spexin prohormone 1, whose product MKGLRIITITYLLTVLLLATFVSQAWSAPKGSLQRRNWTPQAMLYLKGTQGRRFISEDGKEGDVYDTLHLETRSQNTEKLSVDQAATILLNFLQQARDGADENQDEVYFQELPVWKREYF is encoded by the exons ATGAAA GGTTTGAGGATCATCACAATAACGTATTTGCTCACTGTTTTATTGCTGGCAACGTTTGTTTCACAGGCCTGGAGCGCACCAAAG GGCTCTTTACAGCGGAGAAACTGGACCCCCCAGGCCATGCTGTATCTGAAAGGAACCC aggGACGCAGGTTCATCTCAGAGGACGGAAAAGAGGGAGATGTCTACGATACTTTACATTTAG AGACTCGCAGTCAGAACACTGAGAAGCTGAGTGTGGACCAGGCGGCCACCATTCTACTGAACTTCCTCCAACAGGCCAGAGATGGAG CTGATGAAAACCAGGACGAAGTTTACTTTCAGGAGTTACCCGTGTGGAAGAGAGAATACTTCTGA